From Pelosinus fermentans DSM 17108, the proteins below share one genomic window:
- a CDS encoding response regulator, whose product MKKIKVLIVEDDPMVAEINKNYTEAVEGFCVSCIARNGKDALEKINEIDIDLVILDIYLPEINGVDLLSLIRREDKNIDVIMITAADDSDTVSRVLRQGVIAYITKPFKFDRYRLILENYRRQKQTILQKTNLEQSDIDNLLAVSIQNEKKAMPKNLHTQTLTMITNYLLACKEPISAEELSSGVGISRVTCRRYLEYLVDKGQLQMDLSYISVGRPIHRFTLVSTDINL is encoded by the coding sequence ATGAAAAAAATCAAGGTCTTAATTGTAGAAGACGACCCTATGGTTGCGGAGATTAACAAGAATTATACGGAAGCTGTTGAAGGGTTTTGTGTTAGTTGTATTGCCCGAAATGGTAAAGATGCATTAGAGAAGATTAACGAAATAGATATAGATTTGGTCATTCTTGATATTTATTTGCCAGAAATCAATGGAGTAGACCTTCTATCACTCATTCGGAGGGAAGACAAAAACATTGATGTAATAATGATTACTGCTGCCGATGATTCTGATACTGTTAGTAGAGTATTGCGGCAAGGCGTAATTGCCTATATAACAAAACCTTTTAAGTTTGATCGTTATCGATTGATTCTTGAAAATTACAGACGACAAAAGCAAACGATACTGCAGAAGACAAATCTTGAACAAAGTGATATTGACAATCTGTTAGCTGTTTCAATTCAGAACGAAAAAAAAGCAATGCCTAAGAATCTTCATACGCAAACGCTGACTATGATTACTAATTATTTACTTGCGTGTAAAGAGCCGATCTCGGCTGAAGAACTTTCTTCTGGTGTGGGAATTTCACGGGTAACATGTAGACGTTACCTGGAGTATTTAGTCGATAAAGGACAATTGCAGATGGATTTGTCGTATATTTCAGTAGGTAGGCCAATCCACCGCTTCACGTTAGTAAGTACGGATATAAATCTATAA
- a CDS encoding CitMHS family transporter, which yields MLAFIGFLMVIVIIYLLMQSKATPAPIFILVPLVAAAAVGSSFVEVSKYVKDGVAVTMPIAVLFMFSIIYFALMSDAGMFDPLINFLVKKAGNNVVAITVATGIIATIAHLDGSLAATLLVTVPAMLPLYKKLNIRPLIMLVIIGSAMSIMNLVPWGGPVARVAAITKVDINQLWHTLIPLQVVGMIIVLAFAAFLGVLEKRRGAGMQALDVNAAALTAEEQEQNAAKSAKAEALKRPKLVVFNVFLTIGVIALMMFTKIPLYAAFMFGLAIALLVNYPNVKEQSARLKAHAGEALSMATILLASGVFLGVISGAKMLDGMAIAFISIIPPFLGPYLHLIMGVFAVPIGMLLGTDSYFFGLLPVAMSVGSKYGIDPVNMANAMLIGKNYGVLVTPHAATTFLAIGLAGVELKEHLKYCMPLLWGLSLVSLFAAILLGIVKI from the coding sequence ATGTTAGCATTTATTGGTTTTCTCATGGTAATCGTTATTATCTATTTGTTAATGCAATCAAAAGCAACACCAGCCCCCATATTCATCCTTGTGCCCTTAGTTGCTGCCGCCGCTGTCGGCTCATCCTTTGTAGAGGTATCAAAATATGTTAAAGACGGTGTGGCTGTTACGATGCCTATTGCTGTCTTATTTATGTTTTCTATTATCTACTTTGCGTTAATGTCTGATGCAGGGATGTTTGACCCTCTTATTAACTTTTTAGTTAAGAAAGCAGGAAATAATGTTGTAGCAATCACAGTAGCAACTGGTATTATCGCCACAATTGCCCATCTCGACGGCTCCTTGGCAGCTACCTTGTTGGTAACTGTACCAGCGATGCTGCCTTTGTACAAAAAACTTAATATCAGACCATTGATAATGCTCGTCATTATCGGATCGGCTATGAGTATCATGAATCTGGTTCCCTGGGGCGGACCTGTTGCCAGAGTAGCCGCTATTACTAAAGTAGACATCAATCAGTTATGGCATACCTTAATTCCCCTTCAGGTGGTGGGAATGATCATCGTTCTTGCCTTTGCTGCTTTCTTAGGAGTACTAGAGAAAAGACGCGGTGCTGGTATGCAAGCACTTGACGTAAATGCCGCTGCTCTTACCGCTGAGGAGCAAGAGCAAAATGCTGCTAAATCCGCCAAGGCAGAAGCTCTAAAACGTCCTAAACTAGTGGTGTTCAATGTTTTCTTGACAATCGGTGTTATTGCTTTAATGATGTTCACTAAGATTCCATTATATGCAGCATTCATGTTTGGATTGGCAATTGCCTTACTTGTAAATTACCCTAATGTTAAGGAACAAAGCGCCCGGCTCAAGGCTCATGCTGGAGAAGCATTATCTATGGCCACCATCTTATTGGCATCCGGCGTATTTTTAGGAGTCATTTCTGGTGCTAAAATGCTCGATGGTATGGCGATCGCCTTCATCTCGATCATTCCTCCTTTCTTAGGACCATATTTACATCTTATCATGGGAGTATTTGCAGTACCGATTGGCATGTTACTCGGAACAGATTCTTATTTCTTTGGCTTACTTCCAGTTGCTATGAGCGTAGGAAGTAAGTATGGCATTGACCCGGTAAATATGGCTAACGCAATGTTGATTGGTAAAAACTATGGGGTTCTTGTTACTCCTCATGCAGCAACAACCTTCCTGGCAATCGGACTTGCTGGCGTAGAATTAAAAGAGCATCTAAAGTATTGTATGCCATTATTGTGGGGACTTAGTCTCGTATCACTCTTTGCAGCAATTCTATTAGGTATTGTTAAAATCTAA
- a CDS encoding NAD(P)-dependent malic enzyme has protein sequence MSLRDEALQYHRKNNGKLGVVAKAPIRDGYDLSLAYTPGVAEPCMEIHREKDLSFEYTCRGNMVAVITDGTRVLGLGDIGPEAAIPVMEGKAVLYKTFADVDAIPLSIDTKDADEFIKTVRMLQPNFAGINLEDISSPKCYDIEDALKKEMDIPVFHDDQHGTAIAAVSATIGALRLVKKQLSDVKVVVNGAGAAGTAIVQLLLNAGVGHVVMMNSKGAMYEGMEMSRVNRIQAALLPKTNLKKEKGGIADIAKGADVLIGVSQPGSFTTEIVQSMNANSIVFSLCNPEPEISYKDAKAAGVKVAGTGRSDSPNQVNNVTVFPGVFRGAIDVRARQINEEMKLAAVYAISGLIAEEELREDYVVPDVFDKRVAPAVAAAVAQAAIKTGVARIIVDPEEIRAKTAARIN, from the coding sequence ATGAGTTTACGTGATGAGGCACTACAATATCATCGAAAGAATAATGGTAAACTGGGTGTGGTAGCTAAGGCCCCCATAAGAGATGGTTATGATCTTAGTCTGGCATATACACCAGGAGTAGCAGAACCCTGTATGGAGATCCACCGTGAGAAAGATCTATCCTTTGAATACACCTGTAGGGGGAACATGGTGGCAGTGATTACGGATGGAACTAGGGTATTAGGACTTGGGGATATTGGTCCAGAGGCAGCTATACCTGTAATGGAAGGAAAAGCTGTACTATATAAAACCTTTGCGGATGTGGATGCAATTCCTTTATCCATTGATACGAAGGATGCAGATGAATTTATCAAAACGGTTCGGATGCTGCAGCCTAATTTTGCAGGAATTAATTTAGAAGATATTTCTTCTCCTAAATGCTATGATATTGAAGATGCTCTAAAAAAAGAAATGGATATACCAGTGTTTCATGATGACCAGCATGGTACAGCTATTGCTGCAGTATCAGCTACTATTGGTGCACTGAGACTGGTAAAAAAACAATTGTCCGATGTCAAAGTTGTTGTCAATGGTGCTGGTGCGGCTGGTACTGCGATTGTACAACTCTTACTCAATGCTGGTGTGGGGCATGTCGTTATGATGAACTCCAAAGGTGCTATGTATGAGGGAATGGAGATGTCCCGAGTGAATCGGATTCAAGCTGCACTGTTGCCTAAAACCAACTTAAAGAAAGAGAAAGGCGGTATAGCAGATATTGCCAAAGGCGCAGATGTGCTGATCGGAGTATCCCAGCCTGGTTCCTTTACGACGGAAATTGTTCAGAGTATGAATGCAAATTCTATCGTATTTTCCTTGTGTAATCCAGAGCCGGAAATTAGCTATAAAGATGCTAAAGCTGCTGGGGTAAAAGTAGCGGGTACGGGGCGTTCGGATTCTCCGAATCAAGTGAATAATGTTACTGTCTTTCCTGGAGTTTTTCGTGGAGCCATAGATGTCAGGGCCCGCCAAATTAATGAAGAAATGAAACTAGCAGCGGTGTATGCCATTTCCGGGTTAATAGCAGAAGAAGAATTGCGGGAAGATTATGTTGTTCCCGATGTTTTTGATAAACGTGTTGCTCCAGCCGTGGCAGCAGCTGTAGCACAAGCGGCGATAAAAACAGGTGTTGCCAGAATAATCGTTGATCCTGAAGAAATAAGGGCTAAGACGGCAGCGAGAATTAATTGA
- the yjfF gene encoding galactofuranose ABC transporter, permease protein YjfF yields the protein MKKMQLSYKYINLMITVVLFFALFAAGSVLYNGFFSTQVLLNMLIDNAFLIITAIGMTFVLIIGGIDISVGSVIALVCMLSAYLLEMQHLSAMVVIPLMLLMGFLFGLVQGSFIHFFTIQPFIVTLAGMFLARGLCYVISIDTIMITNPFYLFVATYRIPLPFDNYISISVIIALVLVAAALYLSNYTRFGRAVYAIGGNAQSAMLMGLPVGRTKVLVYGLSGFCSALSGVVFSFYMLSGYGLHAMGLEMDAIASAVIGGTPLTGGVGFVTGTLFGVLIQGVIQTLIMFQGTLSSWWTKIAVAFLLCLFIVLQRIVVSKKERTKSIT from the coding sequence GTGAAAAAAATGCAGCTAAGTTATAAATACATCAACCTGATGATTACGGTTGTATTGTTTTTTGCGTTATTTGCAGCGGGCTCCGTCTTGTATAATGGCTTTTTTTCCACACAAGTATTGCTCAATATGCTAATTGATAATGCCTTTCTGATTATTACAGCAATTGGTATGACCTTTGTACTTATTATTGGCGGAATTGATATTTCTGTGGGTTCCGTAATTGCGTTAGTATGTATGCTATCAGCATATTTACTGGAAATGCAGCACCTTAGCGCTATGGTTGTCATACCTCTAATGCTGCTTATGGGATTTCTCTTTGGTCTTGTGCAAGGTAGTTTTATTCATTTTTTTACGATACAGCCTTTTATTGTAACTCTTGCAGGTATGTTTTTAGCTAGGGGATTATGCTATGTAATTAGTATTGATACTATTATGATTACTAATCCCTTCTATCTATTTGTCGCTACTTATCGAATACCCTTGCCTTTTGATAATTATATTTCAATTAGTGTTATTATCGCTCTCGTGTTAGTGGCAGCAGCATTATATCTTAGCAATTATACTAGATTTGGGCGTGCCGTATATGCTATTGGCGGCAATGCACAATCGGCAATGCTGATGGGACTGCCAGTTGGCAGGACAAAAGTGCTGGTGTATGGTCTAAGTGGATTTTGCTCTGCCCTGTCAGGGGTTGTGTTTAGTTTTTATATGCTTTCAGGCTATGGACTACATGCCATGGGATTAGAAATGGATGCGATCGCATCTGCTGTTATCGGTGGAACACCTTTAACAGGCGGAGTCGGATTTGTCACAGGAACGCTTTTTGGAGTTTTGATCCAAGGAGTAATCCAAACACTAATCATGTTCCAGGGCACACTAAGTTCCTGGTGGACTAAAATTGCTGTTGCATTTCTACTCTGTTTGTTTATTGTACTGCAAAGAATCGTTGTCTCTAAAAAAGAGCGTACTAAGTCAATCACATAA
- a CDS encoding ABC transporter permease, translated as MMEKIQSTWNRFTSSRLCWPLAALIIVLLFNFFFTKDFFAIEMKDGHFYGVTIDILNRAAPLMLLAIGMTLVIATKGIDISVGSMIAISGAVAASLIGGELEYVDGVKTLVTLVPMPVAIFTALLVTTLLGMWNGLLISKVGIQPIVATLILLVAGRGIAQLITQGQIITVYYKPFQFIGTGYILGLPFSLFLVGLVFGITFYAVRKTALGLFIESIGINAVASRFAGINVSKYIFSVYAFSGLCAGLAGLIICSNVSSADGNNAGLFIELDAILAVSLGGNSLDGGRFSLVGSLIGALVIQSITTTIYALGVPPEITLVVKSVVVIIICLLQSANFRKIVFSKWTQKRGIPGEKNAAKL; from the coding sequence ATGATGGAGAAAATACAGTCTACTTGGAATCGATTTACGAGTTCTAGACTCTGTTGGCCTTTAGCGGCATTGATTATTGTATTGCTTTTCAATTTCTTTTTTACGAAAGATTTTTTCGCGATTGAAATGAAAGATGGACACTTCTATGGAGTTACGATTGATATTTTGAATCGTGCTGCACCTTTGATGCTGCTCGCTATTGGTATGACTTTGGTCATTGCGACAAAAGGAATTGATATATCTGTAGGGTCGATGATTGCTATTTCTGGAGCGGTAGCAGCTTCGCTAATTGGTGGTGAGCTAGAATATGTCGATGGCGTAAAAACACTTGTTACACTTGTTCCCATGCCTGTTGCCATATTTACTGCTCTTTTGGTTACCACTCTTTTAGGGATGTGGAATGGATTATTAATTTCTAAAGTAGGAATTCAGCCAATTGTTGCCACGCTGATTCTACTGGTTGCTGGTCGGGGAATCGCCCAGCTGATTACTCAAGGGCAAATTATTACTGTATATTATAAACCGTTCCAATTCATTGGCACTGGATATATATTGGGATTGCCTTTTTCTCTCTTTCTTGTAGGGTTGGTTTTCGGTATTACCTTTTATGCAGTACGAAAGACAGCCTTAGGTCTGTTTATTGAATCGATAGGAATTAATGCCGTTGCGAGCAGGTTTGCAGGAATCAATGTGAGTAAATACATCTTTTCTGTCTATGCCTTCTCCGGCTTGTGTGCTGGCTTGGCAGGACTTATTATCTGTTCCAATGTAAGTTCAGCCGATGGAAATAATGCAGGATTATTTATCGAGCTCGATGCTATTTTAGCAGTTTCTCTTGGAGGGAATTCTCTGGACGGTGGTCGATTTTCTTTGGTCGGCAGCCTGATAGGGGCATTAGTTATTCAAAGTATTACAACAACAATTTATGCATTAGGAGTACCGCCAGAGATTACACTTGTGGTTAAATCCGTTGTTGTCATTATCATATGTCTGCTGCAATCTGCTAATTTTCGAAAAATTGTATTTTCTAAATGGACTCAAAAGAGGGGGATTCCAGGTGAAAAAAATGCAGCTAAGTTATAA
- a CDS encoding sugar ABC transporter ATP-binding protein, translating into MDNANFLLKAMGICKDFPGVKALNNVEFELKPGEIHCLMGENGAGKSTLIKVLTGVDRLDAGAIFLDGKAIAPNSPHHAQQLGISTVYQEVNLCANLSVAENIFIGREPLRFGSIDWQEMNRRSQELLAKLSLAIDVTQPLERYSVAIQQMVAIARALDISAKVLILDEPTSSLDAQEVEKLFGLMRKLKKQGLGIIFVTHFIEQVYAISDKITILRNGELVGSYETVNLPRVQLIAKMIGKAFDGFESSCKTLKLDILQEKRNNFLRVRGLGHKGSIHPFDLEIGKGEVLGLVGLLGSGRTEVARTIFGIDKADSGEIAIEGQTVTIQSPADAIQYGLAYCSENRKTEGIIENLSVRENIVLALQAKVGWMKYIPKRRQEEISKKYIELLNIKTAGPEQLIKNLSGGNQQKVILARWLLTEPKLLILDEPTRGIDVGAKVEIQKLILSLAETGMSVVFISSELDESVRCSSRMAVLRDRVKIAEISGEEMEEKYIMQTIAGV; encoded by the coding sequence ATGGATAATGCAAATTTTCTATTAAAAGCAATGGGGATTTGTAAAGATTTCCCGGGGGTTAAAGCTCTTAATAATGTAGAATTCGAACTGAAACCTGGAGAGATTCACTGTTTAATGGGAGAAAATGGAGCTGGTAAATCGACTTTGATTAAAGTGTTGACGGGTGTTGATCGTCTCGATGCTGGAGCTATCTTTTTAGACGGTAAAGCCATTGCACCGAATTCTCCTCATCATGCCCAACAACTAGGAATTAGTACAGTTTATCAAGAGGTTAATCTTTGTGCCAATTTGTCAGTTGCTGAAAATATTTTTATTGGCAGAGAACCATTGCGCTTTGGCAGTATTGATTGGCAGGAAATGAATCGGAGATCACAGGAGCTATTGGCGAAGTTGAGTCTTGCGATTGATGTTACTCAGCCTTTAGAGCGTTACTCTGTTGCAATACAGCAAATGGTAGCGATTGCAAGAGCCCTTGACATATCGGCTAAAGTTTTGATATTGGATGAACCGACTTCGAGCCTGGATGCTCAAGAAGTTGAAAAACTCTTTGGACTCATGCGTAAATTAAAAAAGCAAGGTTTAGGAATTATTTTTGTGACTCATTTTATTGAGCAAGTTTATGCGATCTCCGATAAGATTACCATATTACGTAATGGTGAATTAGTTGGTTCCTATGAGACTGTAAATCTGCCTCGTGTTCAGCTGATTGCAAAAATGATTGGCAAAGCCTTTGATGGATTTGAAAGCAGCTGCAAGACATTGAAACTGGATATTCTTCAAGAAAAACGTAATAATTTTTTGCGAGTTCGCGGTCTTGGACACAAAGGATCGATCCATCCCTTTGATCTTGAAATTGGCAAAGGTGAAGTGCTTGGCCTGGTAGGTTTATTGGGATCAGGGCGAACAGAAGTTGCCCGCACTATTTTTGGTATTGACAAAGCCGATAGCGGAGAAATTGCCATTGAAGGACAAACTGTTACCATACAAAGCCCTGCTGATGCAATTCAATATGGTCTGGCATATTGTTCCGAAAATAGAAAAACAGAAGGGATTATCGAAAACCTTTCTGTAAGAGAAAATATCGTTTTGGCGTTACAGGCTAAAGTAGGGTGGATGAAATATATACCGAAGAGAAGACAAGAAGAGATTTCAAAAAAATATATTGAATTATTAAATATTAAGACCGCTGGACCAGAACAACTAATCAAAAATTTAAGCGGAGGCAATCAGCAAAAAGTAATATTAGCTAGATGGCTGCTGACAGAACCTAAGCTTTTAATACTGGATGAGCCTACACGGGGGATTGATGTAGGTGCTAAAGTTGAGATTCAAAAATTAATACTGTCTCTGGCAGAAACGGGCATGTCCGTTGTATTTATTTCTTCGGAGCTGGATGAATCGGTTCGGTGCTCCAGCCGTATGGCAGTTTTAAGAGACAGAGTAAAGATAGCAGAGATTTCGGGTGAAGAGATGGAAGAAAAATATATTATGCAGACGATAGCAGGGGTGTAG
- a CDS encoding ABC transporter substrate-binding protein yields the protein MSKWKKVTIALSVGIMMLTLAGCSGTKQETAAKPADKKIVLGFSQIGAESEWRTANTESIKASAQAAGIELKFSDAQQKQENQIKALRSFIQQKVDVIAFSPVVETGWDAVLQEAKAAKIPVILTDRSIKMSSGNAEDYYVTFMGSDFVEEGRRAGKWLVDFMKKDNEAVNIVELQGTVGSAPAIDRKAGFEEILKQHANYKVIKSQTGDFTRAKGKEVMESFLKSAKADGQKIDVLYAHNDDMAIGAIQAIEEAGLKPGKDIIIVSIDGVKGAFEAMIAGKLNATIECSPLLGDQLMTAAKDLVAGKTLDKRIVTKEGVFPADVAAKELPNRKY from the coding sequence ATGTCCAAGTGGAAAAAGGTTACGATTGCGTTGAGTGTTGGAATTATGATGTTAACATTGGCAGGCTGTTCAGGCACCAAGCAGGAAACGGCGGCTAAACCTGCAGACAAAAAAATCGTTCTGGGATTCTCACAGATCGGTGCAGAAAGTGAATGGCGCACAGCAAATACGGAATCCATAAAAGCATCGGCACAAGCAGCTGGCATTGAACTAAAGTTTTCGGATGCTCAGCAAAAGCAAGAAAACCAGATAAAGGCCTTACGGTCATTTATACAGCAAAAGGTTGATGTAATTGCTTTTTCGCCTGTTGTAGAAACAGGCTGGGATGCTGTACTGCAAGAAGCAAAAGCTGCTAAGATACCTGTGATTTTAACAGATCGGTCCATTAAAATGAGCAGTGGCAATGCAGAAGATTATTATGTTACCTTTATGGGTTCTGATTTTGTGGAAGAAGGAAGACGAGCTGGTAAATGGCTGGTCGATTTCATGAAAAAGGATAATGAGGCTGTAAATATTGTCGAATTGCAAGGAACCGTTGGTTCCGCACCCGCGATTGATCGTAAAGCTGGTTTTGAAGAAATCTTAAAACAACATGCGAATTATAAAGTTATTAAGTCGCAAACTGGCGACTTTACACGTGCCAAGGGGAAAGAAGTGATGGAATCATTCTTGAAATCAGCCAAGGCTGATGGACAAAAAATCGATGTATTATATGCCCATAATGATGATATGGCAATTGGTGCGATTCAAGCAATTGAAGAAGCTGGGCTAAAACCTGGAAAAGACATAATTATTGTTTCAATTGATGGTGTTAAAGGGGCTTTCGAGGCCATGATTGCAGGGAAATTAAATGCAACCATTGAGTGCAGCCCACTACTGGGAGACCAATTGATGACAGCTGCGAAAGATTTGGTAGCAGGTAAGACCCTTGATAAACGGATTGTTACAAAAGAAGGTGTATTCCCTGCAGATGTTGCTGCCAAGGAATTGCCAAATCGTAAATACTAA
- a CDS encoding substrate-binding domain-containing protein yields the protein MFKVKLNMIVLLMIVTILTGCYHPSNQAAGSDQVKFVIGVSQANLIEPWRVIMNEEIKEEVLKHPDVKIVFTDAVQNSGKQIRDVEELLEAGIDLLIISPNDSAELTPIVAKAYKKIPVIVLDRAVEGYAYTLYIGPDNKSLGKEAGQYIADLLRNGGNVVEIQGPAGLPSLRERSAGFREVLGQYNNIKIVATVIADWQRDKAEDEMEKLLQQYPKIDVVFAHSDYMALGAYKAAKKHGADGIQFVGVDGFSGPNGGLQLVEEGILEGTFTCLTGGREAILYAVDILNHEKGIPKKIIPRSNKITRYNVLEYLKAANEPRKENRSKKIVLGFSQLGAESDWRRANSQSIKNAALEAGIDLVFLEADQKQEKQIQAIRSFITQGVDVIAFSPVVEGGWDEVLEEAKMAEIPVLLSDRAIKPDDNSLYATFIGSDFLEEGRRAARWLVEKKIASQSVNVIELEGTIDSAPAIDRKKGFAEIIANYPQFQVIYSASGDFTEVGGQDMMKAALAIYGNQIHVVYAHNDDMALGAIKAIEEYGLRPGKDILIVSVDATAAAFKAMMAGKLNSTVECNPLLGPQLMQAVKSLMAGRQLPMRIITSEGVFSAETARQDYLNRRY from the coding sequence GTGTTTAAAGTCAAGCTGAATATGATCGTTCTTCTGATGATTGTGACAATACTTACAGGATGTTATCATCCATCAAACCAAGCAGCAGGCTCCGATCAGGTGAAGTTTGTAATTGGTGTATCCCAAGCCAATTTGATTGAGCCTTGGAGAGTGATTATGAATGAGGAAATCAAAGAAGAAGTACTAAAGCACCCAGATGTTAAGATTGTTTTTACCGATGCTGTGCAAAACAGTGGCAAGCAGATTCGAGATGTAGAAGAATTGTTAGAAGCGGGGATTGATTTATTAATTATTTCACCCAATGATTCTGCGGAGCTGACACCAATTGTAGCGAAGGCTTACAAAAAGATTCCAGTCATTGTATTGGATCGAGCTGTGGAAGGATATGCGTACACGTTATATATCGGACCGGATAATAAATCCCTTGGCAAAGAAGCGGGGCAATACATCGCAGATCTTTTACGAAATGGGGGAAATGTTGTAGAGATTCAGGGACCAGCAGGATTGCCTTCCCTTAGAGAAAGAAGTGCTGGATTTCGGGAAGTCCTGGGACAGTATAACAATATTAAAATCGTTGCAACCGTAATTGCCGATTGGCAAAGAGATAAAGCAGAAGATGAAATGGAAAAATTGCTGCAGCAGTATCCTAAAATTGATGTTGTTTTCGCTCATAGCGACTACATGGCGCTGGGGGCTTATAAGGCTGCCAAGAAGCATGGAGCCGATGGGATACAGTTTGTTGGTGTTGACGGTTTTTCGGGCCCTAATGGGGGATTGCAATTGGTAGAAGAAGGTATCTTAGAAGGGACGTTTACTTGTCTGACAGGTGGACGAGAGGCTATTTTATATGCTGTTGATATTTTAAATCATGAGAAAGGAATACCAAAGAAGATCATCCCTCGGAGCAATAAAATTACCCGTTACAATGTGTTGGAATATTTAAAAGCAGCGAATGAACCTAGAAAAGAAAATCGCAGCAAAAAAATTGTATTGGGATTTTCTCAGCTTGGAGCGGAGAGCGATTGGCGTAGAGCAAATTCTCAATCCATAAAGAATGCGGCATTAGAGGCAGGCATTGATCTTGTTTTTCTGGAGGCCGATCAAAAACAGGAAAAGCAGATTCAAGCCATTCGATCATTCATCACCCAAGGGGTGGATGTAATTGCTTTTTCTCCTGTTGTAGAAGGGGGTTGGGACGAAGTATTGGAAGAAGCCAAAATGGCGGAAATTCCTGTTCTTTTATCCGATCGAGCGATTAAACCTGATGATAATTCGTTGTATGCCACTTTTATTGGCAGCGATTTTCTGGAAGAAGGGCGCAGAGCCGCCCGCTGGCTTGTAGAAAAAAAAATAGCTAGTCAATCAGTCAATGTTATTGAATTGGAAGGAACAATTGATTCGGCACCAGCCATTGACCGCAAAAAAGGATTTGCTGAAATTATTGCTAATTATCCTCAATTTCAAGTGATTTATTCTGCATCTGGCGATTTTACCGAGGTTGGCGGGCAAGATATGATGAAAGCTGCTTTAGCCATATATGGCAATCAAATTCATGTTGTTTATGCTCATAATGATGATATGGCTCTCGGCGCTATCAAGGCGATTGAGGAATATGGACTTAGACCGGGCAAGGATATTCTGATTGTCTCTGTTGATGCTACAGCAGCGGCCTTTAAAGCGATGATGGCAGGTAAGTTAAACAGTACTGTGGAGTGTAATCCCCTTCTTGGTCCTCAGCTTATGCAGGCGGTAAAAAGTTTGATGGCAGGACGGCAGCTGCCAATGAGGATTATTACTTCTGAGGGTGTATTTTCTGCAGAAACAGCGCGGCAGGATTATCTGAATCGCAGGTACTAA